The Methanocaldococcus sp. genome has a window encoding:
- a CDS encoding DUF434 domain-containing protein, which yields MSLEKAKEDFRYLINRGYKKDVALNFVANHYKLSKEDRIRIIRTTHTDEEIKITKSKLKRLSDIKGKTLYIDGFNVLIGLEALIKGNKVVLCDDNIYRDFEKVYGKYKINEYSVKAISLLLKILKEYDIKPIIYLDAQVSKSGMLAKNIREKMKDYNIVGEVHCVKNCDYNLKNKEIVATSDSVIIKSKNVKYIVDLVAEAIEYLKNQKRGENENWNNE from the coding sequence ATGAGTTTAGAGAAGGCTAAAGAAGATTTTAGATATTTAATAAATAGGGGATATAAAAAAGATGTTGCATTAAATTTTGTTGCTAATCATTACAAGTTGAGTAAAGAAGATAGAATTAGAATTATTAGAACTACTCACACGGATGAGGAGATTAAAATAACAAAAAGTAAATTAAAAAGATTATCAGATATAAAAGGGAAAACACTATATATTGATGGATTTAATGTTCTTATAGGTTTAGAGGCTTTAATTAAAGGAAATAAAGTTGTTTTGTGTGACGATAATATATATAGAGACTTTGAAAAAGTTTATGGTAAATATAAGATAAACGAATACTCCGTTAAAGCAATATCGTTATTATTAAAAATTCTTAAAGAGTATGATATAAAGCCAATAATTTATTTAGATGCCCAAGTGTCAAAAAGTGGGATGTTAGCAAAAAATATTAGAGAAAAAATGAAAGATTATAATATAGTTGGAGAAGTTCATTGTGTTAAAAACTGTGACTATAATCTTAAAAATAAAGAAATAGTAGCAACATCAGATAGTGTAATAATTAAAAGTAAGAATGTTAAATATATTGTTGATTTAGTAGCAGAGGCTATCGAATATTTAAAAAATCAGAAAAGGGGAGAAAATGAAAATTGGAATAATGAGTGA
- the purD gene encoding phosphoribosylamine--glycine ligase — MVKVLLIGGGARESAIAHALKKNDEVKLYTLMKNKNPGIARLSEEIKLAKETDLNEVKSFAEKVKPDLAVVGPESPLEAGVVDLLEDMGIPTVGPKKVAAQIETNKEFMRNLLKKYNIKGSLMFKAFEEYGEELESFIDELTEKGIKAVVKPVGLTGGKGVKVVGEQLKDNEEAKKYAKEIFETGLGGGRVLIEEKLEGVEFTLHGFVDIDSIKFTPFVQDHPHALEGDKGSITGGMGSYSCPDHNLPFMTEEDVKLAKEIMEETVKALKEEVGGYKGILYGQFMLTKDGPKIIEYNARFGDPEAMNILAILKNDFLEICDAIVNKKLKNVDVEFENKATVCKYVVPKGYPDNPVKGEPITVDEESIEKLGAILHYASVNEEDGTIYMTGSRAVAVVGVADTIEDAEKIAEEATKYIKGEVYHRSDIGKKELIKKRIEKIKQLRGF, encoded by the coding sequence ATGGTTAAAGTTCTGTTAATAGGAGGAGGAGCAAGAGAGAGTGCTATAGCTCATGCTTTAAAAAAGAATGATGAAGTTAAATTATACACTTTAATGAAAAATAAAAACCCGGGAATTGCAAGATTATCAGAAGAGATTAAACTAGCAAAAGAAACTGATTTAAATGAAGTTAAATCATTTGCTGAAAAAGTTAAGCCAGATTTAGCAGTTGTAGGTCCAGAATCTCCATTAGAGGCAGGAGTTGTTGATCTATTAGAGGATATGGGTATTCCAACTGTTGGCCCAAAAAAAGTAGCGGCTCAAATAGAAACAAACAAAGAATTTATGAGAAATTTATTAAAAAAATATAATATAAAAGGTTCTTTAATGTTTAAAGCTTTTGAAGAGTATGGAGAAGAGTTAGAAAGTTTTATAGATGAACTTACTGAAAAAGGAATAAAGGCAGTTGTTAAACCAGTTGGATTAACTGGAGGAAAAGGAGTTAAAGTCGTTGGAGAGCAATTAAAAGACAATGAAGAAGCAAAAAAATATGCTAAAGAGATTTTTGAGACTGGATTAGGAGGAGGAAGAGTATTAATTGAAGAAAAATTAGAGGGCGTTGAATTCACATTGCACGGATTTGTTGATATTGACAGTATAAAATTCACACCATTTGTTCAAGATCATCCACATGCATTGGAGGGAGATAAAGGTAGTATAACTGGAGGTATGGGTTCTTACTCATGCCCAGATCATAATTTACCATTCATGACTGAGGAAGATGTAAAATTGGCAAAAGAGATTATGGAAGAAACTGTTAAGGCATTAAAAGAAGAAGTTGGTGGTTATAAAGGAATTTTATATGGACAGTTTATGCTAACTAAGGATGGGCCTAAGATTATTGAATACAACGCAAGATTTGGAGATCCTGAGGCAATGAATATATTGGCAATATTAAAAAACGACTTCTTAGAAATTTGTGATGCAATAGTCAATAAAAAACTCAAAAATGTAGATGTTGAATTTGAAAATAAAGCAACTGTTTGTAAATATGTTGTTCCTAAGGGTTATCCTGACAATCCAGTAAAAGGAGAACCAATAACAGTAGATGAAGAATCAATTGAAAAGTTAGGAGCAATATTACATTATGCATCAGTTAATGAAGAAGATGGAACTATATATATGACAGGTTCAAGAGCTGTTGCTGTTGTAGGAGTTGCAGACACAATTGAAGATGCTGAAAAGATTGCAGAAGAGGCTACAAAATATATTAAAGGAGAAGTTTATCACAGAAGTGATATTGGTAAGAAGGAGTTAATTAAGAAAAGAATAGAGAAAATAAAACAGTTGAGAGGATTCTAA
- the fetB gene encoding iron export ABC transporter permease subunit FetB produces MLFIKLLYAFAFVIVAIVIAYIEKLGIEKKIFYVSILALIQLFILGYALLYIFSLGMMGAFLMISVMITVASYLIMKEIKLKHKKKLFLSLFVTFLTTTIISLIILVFSDVIKFEPIYVIPLMGMVVGNTMNTVHLTLDKIIDLVKSERDILWGYLALGATELTALKPFIKNAVKSAIIPQMNRTKSVGVIFIPGAMVGMLLSGANPIYAAEIQIVIMWMILSSSIISGILICYLMYKEIIRV; encoded by the coding sequence ATGTTATTTATAAAACTACTCTATGCATTCGCTTTTGTTATAGTAGCCATTGTTATCGCATATATTGAAAAGTTAGGCATTGAGAAAAAAATATTTTATGTTTCAATATTGGCGTTAATTCAACTGTTTATATTGGGATATGCCTTACTTTATATTTTTTCTTTAGGAATGATGGGAGCTTTTCTTATGATTTCTGTAATGATTACTGTGGCATCATATTTAATAATGAAAGAAATAAAATTAAAGCATAAGAAAAAACTTTTTCTTAGTTTATTTGTTACCTTTTTAACGACAACTATAATTTCATTAATTATATTGGTATTTTCTGATGTTATTAAATTTGAGCCTATTTATGTAATTCCACTAATGGGAATGGTTGTTGGTAATACAATGAATACAGTCCATTTAACCTTAGATAAAATCATAGATTTAGTAAAATCTGAAAGAGATATTTTATGGGGATATTTGGCATTAGGAGCTACGGAATTAACTGCTTTAAAGCCATTTATAAAAAATGCCGTAAAGTCAGCAATAATTCCACAGATGAATAGAACGAAATCTGTTGGAGTTATCTTTATTCCGGGAGCTATGGTTGGTATGCTGTTGAGTGGGGCTAATCCTATATATGCTGCTGAAATTCAAATTGTAATAATGTGGATGATTTTAAGTTCGTCAATAATTTCTGGAATTTTGATTTGTTATTTAATGTATAAAGAGATTATTAGGGTATAA
- a CDS encoding MJ0936 family phosphodiesterase, which translates to MKIGIMSDTHDYLPNIRKAIEIFNKENVETVIHCGDFVSLFVIKEFENLDANIIATYGNNDGERYKLQEWLKEINEDNIIDDFVSIEIDGLKFFITHGHHKSVLDLAINSGLYDVVIYGHTHERVFKEVNNVLVINPGECCGYLTGIATIGILDTEKKEYREIIIE; encoded by the coding sequence ATGAAAATTGGAATAATGAGTGATACTCACGACTATCTACCTAACATAAGAAAGGCAATAGAGATATTTAACAAGGAAAATGTTGAGACAGTAATACACTGTGGAGATTTTGTTAGTTTGTTTGTCATAAAGGAGTTTGAAAATTTAGATGCCAATATAATAGCAACATATGGAAATAACGATGGAGAGAGATATAAATTACAGGAATGGTTAAAAGAGATTAATGAAGATAATATTATTGATGATTTCGTATCAATTGAAATTGATGGGTTAAAATTTTTTATAACTCATGGTCATCATAAATCTGTCTTAGATTTGGCTATAAACTCTGGTTTGTATGATGTTGTTATCTATGGACATACCCACGAAAGAGTTTTTAAGGAGGTTAATAATGTTTTAGTTATAAATCCTGGGGAGTGCTGTGGATATTTAACAGGTATTGCCACAATTGGAATTTTAGATACAGAGAAAAAAGAATATAGAGAAATAATAATAGAATAA
- a CDS encoding 4Fe-4S binding protein, whose translation MEEEFYKIIKGVGIIKNIIKMIYLSNKNKDIFSKPSKTKPIQLVECIGCGLCVSKCPTNAIKIFDFRETICSVCGTCLEICPNNAIIKDRFTIDESKCMKCGICISFCPIPIIKKEIPKPKTPVILKDRCNSCGLCDCEAIDVLNKEIDPEKCKLCLKCIDRCSLQAILTPDEYVNSLVIKVDIDSCIFCRECEEVCPIRGNNEFREG comes from the coding sequence ATGGAAGAAGAATTTTATAAGATTATAAAAGGAGTAGGGATTATAAAAAATATTATCAAAATGATTTATTTATCGAATAAAAATAAGGATATATTTTCAAAGCCTTCCAAAACTAAGCCAATTCAATTAGTTGAGTGTATTGGTTGTGGACTCTGTGTAAGTAAATGTCCGACCAATGCTATAAAAATATTTGATTTTAGAGAGACAATATGCTCTGTTTGTGGAACTTGCTTAGAAATATGTCCCAATAACGCTATAATAAAAGATAGATTTACAATAGATGAGAGTAAATGTATGAAATGTGGAATATGCATATCATTTTGTCCCATTCCAATAATTAAAAAAGAAATTCCAAAACCAAAGACACCAGTAATTTTAAAAGATAGATGTAACAGTTGTGGTTTATGTGATTGTGAGGCAATAGATGTATTAAATAAAGAAATTGATCCAGAAAAATGCAAACTATGTTTAAAATGCATTGATAGATGTTCTTTACAGGCAATTTTAACGCCAGATGAGTATGTAAATTCTTTAGTTATAAAGGTAGATATTGACAGTTGTATATTTTGTAGAGAATGTGAAGAAGTCTGTCCAATTAGGGGAAATAATGAGTTTAGAGAAGGCTAA